In a genomic window of Aggregatimonas sangjinii:
- a CDS encoding L-threonylcarbamoyladenylate synthase, translating to MLEEITKAISVLEKGGLILYPTDTIWGIGCDATNEEAVQKIYSLKKRADSKALLCLVANDAMLEKYVDHIPDVAYDLIDLSERPITIIYDQPRGIAKNLVAEDNTLGIRIASDKFCQYLINNFKKPLVSTSANISGEPTPKNFGQISDTILKGVDYAVALYRDKENGAPSSIIKLSSDATVKVIRT from the coding sequence ATGCTCGAAGAGATAACAAAAGCAATTTCAGTATTGGAAAAAGGGGGACTTATCCTTTACCCCACCGATACTATTTGGGGCATTGGTTGTGATGCCACGAACGAGGAGGCCGTTCAAAAAATCTATTCCCTTAAGAAAAGGGCCGACAGTAAAGCACTATTGTGTTTGGTTGCCAACGACGCTATGTTGGAAAAATATGTGGATCATATTCCCGATGTGGCCTATGACCTTATCGACCTCAGTGAAAGGCCGATTACTATTATATATGACCAACCTAGGGGCATTGCCAAAAACCTCGTTGCCGAAGATAACACTTTAGGTATTCGTATAGCCTCAGACAAGTTCTGTCAGTATCTTATCAACAATTTTAAGAAACCACTGGTGTCTACCTCGGCCAATATTTCCGGGGAACCCACTCCCAAAAACTTCGGCCAAATCAGCGATACCATTTTAAAAGGTGTCGACTATGCCGTAGCTTTGTACCGCGATAAAGAGAACGGCGCGCCATCGTCAATTATTAAATTGAGCAGCGATGCCACGGTAAAAGTCATTCGAACCTAA
- a CDS encoding CDP-glycerol glycerophosphotransferase family protein, producing the protein MKFILFCQNAYAFGILAPIREVLVAQEDDFIWYLSKKLLHKFPFKNEPHTTSILDLQYYKSDVIFVPGNEVPYYLRGLKTQIFHGLAGEKKGHFRIRHYFDLYLTQGPYFTNRFNELKAKHKDFEVIETGWPKLDVYGTDRNRYDAEKEQLLKEHHTDKIILYAPTFSPSLTSAEDLLGEIEKLAVQTGYLIFIKFHDLMDVQFIEAYKTLSEKYGNIIFKEEKNIIKYLLQADLLISDTSSVIYEFLLLDKPAISYKTIAEHIRWDNFKEKSGLIDHVLTNLNSQVFSKQRKELNAMLHPYSDGKSSERMVAAAKEYIKKNGVPEKRNLPLFRKLKIDAIFGKPIKNLWDGKVRNKISALLITFNEIANIDEVLENIQFADEIIVVDSYSTDGTVERIKTNSRVQLFQRPFINYTNQKSFAMKQASNDWILFLDADERLTDALKNEVLLTVNSENAAEAYMFYRTFMFQKKILRFSGWQSDKNFRLFRKSKASFTKDRIVHETLNVDGKTDVLNHKLIHYSYTNYEDYKGKMIKYGQMKAQEEFEKNYKPNLYHFTLRPAYRFFNHYFLRLGFLDGKKGIIISYLNALGVYSRYKELKRLRQINTN; encoded by the coding sequence ATGAAATTTATTCTTTTTTGCCAAAACGCGTACGCCTTCGGTATTTTAGCACCCATTCGTGAAGTACTTGTGGCACAAGAAGATGATTTCATCTGGTACCTTTCTAAAAAACTGCTTCACAAATTCCCCTTCAAGAATGAGCCGCACACCACGAGTATTTTAGACTTGCAATACTACAAGAGTGATGTGATCTTTGTTCCAGGTAACGAAGTCCCCTACTACTTGCGGGGTCTTAAAACACAAATTTTTCATGGTCTGGCCGGCGAAAAGAAAGGGCATTTTAGGATACGTCATTACTTTGACCTGTACCTTACCCAAGGGCCATATTTTACTAATCGCTTCAATGAGCTGAAAGCTAAACACAAAGATTTTGAAGTTATCGAGACGGGATGGCCAAAATTAGATGTATACGGGACGGACAGAAACCGATATGATGCAGAAAAAGAACAGCTCTTAAAAGAGCATCATACCGACAAAATCATTCTATATGCGCCAACTTTTTCGCCTAGTTTAACATCTGCGGAAGATTTACTGGGCGAAATCGAAAAGCTGGCGGTCCAGACCGGATATTTGATTTTTATTAAGTTTCATGATTTAATGGATGTTCAATTCATTGAAGCCTATAAGACACTTTCTGAAAAATATGGGAATATTATTTTCAAGGAAGAAAAAAACATCATTAAATACCTGCTCCAGGCCGACCTCTTGATTAGTGACACCTCATCTGTCATCTACGAGTTCTTGCTTTTAGATAAGCCCGCGATTTCATACAAGACAATTGCAGAGCATATTAGATGGGATAATTTTAAGGAGAAGAGCGGTTTAATCGATCATGTTTTAACTAACCTGAATAGCCAAGTGTTCTCAAAGCAACGCAAAGAATTAAACGCGATGCTCCATCCGTATTCCGACGGTAAATCTTCGGAGCGTATGGTCGCTGCAGCCAAAGAATATATTAAAAAAAACGGAGTTCCAGAAAAAAGGAATCTACCCTTATTTAGAAAATTAAAAATAGACGCCATCTTTGGCAAGCCCATCAAAAACCTATGGGACGGTAAAGTTCGAAATAAAATTTCCGCACTTCTCATCACTTTCAATGAAATCGCCAACATAGATGAAGTTTTGGAGAACATTCAATTTGCCGATGAAATTATCGTTGTCGATTCCTACAGTACAGACGGTACTGTAGAGCGCATAAAAACCAACTCGCGGGTGCAATTATTTCAGCGGCCTTTCATAAATTATACCAATCAAAAATCGTTCGCCATGAAACAGGCTTCCAATGATTGGATCTTATTTTTGGATGCGGACGAGCGACTGACCGATGCCTTGAAAAATGAAGTATTGCTTACCGTAAATTCCGAAAATGCCGCTGAAGCCTATATGTTCTATCGCACCTTTATGTTTCAGAAAAAAATCTTGCGGTTTAGCGGTTGGCAAAGCGATAAGAATTTTAGGCTGTTCAGAAAAAGCAAAGCATCTTTTACCAAAGATCGTATCGTACACGAAACGCTTAATGTAGACGGCAAAACGGACGTGTTAAATCATAAATTGATTCATTATTCCTATACGAATTACGAGGATTACAAAGGAAAGATGATAAAGTATGGGCAGATGAAAGCACAGGAAGAATTTGAAAAAAACTACAAACCCAACCTCTATCATTTCACGCTAAGACCAGCCTATCGTTTCTTCAACCATTATTTCTTAAGACTGGGATTTCTTGATGGTAAAAAGGGCATCATTATTAGCTATTTGAACGCTCTCGGAGTCTATAGTCGCTACAAAGAGTTGAAACGACTCCGACAAATCAATACGAACTAA
- a CDS encoding NTP transferase domain-containing protein, translated as MKIIILAAGIGSRLGNPFPKPLTPLKNGKTIMGMQVENLGNHYSVDDINVVVGFKKDLIMERFPELIYIYNPFFDRTNTSKSLLKALKKNRHSAVLWLNGDVVFDDELLTLFKPYIEKGKSFVAVNTDKVADEEVKYTLKNGYIHALSKEVKNGLGEAVGINYIAKDDVACFIKRLEECDDNDYFERGLEIAIAEDGLKVSALDISKFDCMEVDFKEDLESVNNIFHK; from the coding sequence TTGAAGATTATTATTCTTGCCGCTGGTATTGGTTCTCGTTTAGGAAATCCGTTTCCCAAACCACTTACTCCGTTAAAAAACGGAAAGACAATTATGGGCATGCAAGTCGAAAATCTAGGAAATCATTATTCCGTAGATGATATCAATGTTGTTGTAGGTTTTAAAAAGGACCTGATCATGGAACGTTTTCCAGAGCTTATTTACATTTATAATCCATTTTTCGATCGTACCAACACTTCAAAAAGTCTCCTTAAAGCCTTGAAAAAAAACCGTCATAGCGCTGTGCTCTGGTTGAATGGCGATGTCGTATTCGACGATGAACTTTTGACCCTTTTTAAACCATATATTGAGAAAGGTAAATCTTTTGTAGCCGTGAACACGGATAAGGTAGCGGATGAAGAAGTAAAATACACCTTAAAGAACGGCTATATTCATGCACTTTCAAAAGAGGTGAAAAACGGTTTGGGAGAGGCTGTGGGCATCAATTATATCGCTAAGGACGATGTTGCTTGCTTCATTAAGAGGCTAGAGGAATGCGATGACAACGATTATTTTGAACGTGGCCTTGAAATTGCCATTGCTGAGGATGGATTGAAGGTTTCCGCTCTCGATATTTCAAAATTTGATTGTATGGAGGTCGATTTTAAGGAAGATTTGGAAAGTGTGAACAATATCTTTCACAAATGA
- the ruvX gene encoding Holliday junction resolvase RuvX, which translates to MSRVLALDFGKKRTGIAVTDELQLIASGLTTVNTFELIPFLTAYIKKENVSCIVVGEPKQMDNTPSESEAMIQPLINRLRKLFPAIILERQDERFTSKMAVQAMIAGGIKKSKRRNKALVDEISATLILQAYLNRF; encoded by the coding sequence GTGAGTAGGGTTTTGGCATTGGATTTTGGAAAGAAACGCACGGGGATAGCCGTGACCGACGAATTACAATTGATAGCGTCCGGGTTGACTACGGTAAATACTTTTGAGTTGATTCCGTTTTTGACAGCATATATCAAAAAGGAAAATGTATCCTGTATCGTGGTCGGGGAACCAAAACAGATGGACAATACCCCATCGGAATCAGAAGCGATGATCCAACCCCTCATCAATAGATTACGTAAACTATTCCCCGCAATAATTCTTGAGCGACAGGATGAGCGCTTTACCTCAAAAATGGCGGTACAAGCAATGATCGCAGGGGGCATAAAAAAGAGTAAAAGAAGAAACAAGGCTTTGGTAGATGAGATTAGTGCGACACTTATTTTACAGGCCTATTTAAACAGATTTTGA
- a CDS encoding glycosyltransferase family 2 protein — translation MEFQRARISALIITFNEVGYIEKCLKSVEFADEIIVVDSYSTDGTYEYLVAHPKVKVIQHPFKNYTAQKAFTLNQASNDWVVFVDADEVITAALREEIIATTNSSATHAAYWFRRKFMFKRELLRFSGWQTDKNYRLFRKSKVRFSEKRIVHETLEVNGTSGILKSKLTHYCYRDFANYKHKMVLYGRLKAKEAFQKGKPFSVALLLLKPTFTFLYNYIVRLGILDGFKGMTICYLGALGDWERYLELRRLEHEQKVPSLKPVRQTGN, via the coding sequence ATGGAGTTTCAGCGCGCAAGAATATCAGCATTAATTATAACTTTCAACGAAGTCGGGTACATCGAAAAGTGCTTGAAATCGGTAGAATTCGCAGATGAAATTATCGTTGTAGATTCTTACAGTACAGATGGAACCTATGAATATTTAGTTGCCCACCCCAAGGTGAAGGTAATTCAGCATCCTTTTAAAAATTATACTGCGCAAAAAGCGTTCACGCTCAACCAGGCTTCGAACGATTGGGTAGTTTTCGTCGATGCCGATGAGGTGATTACCGCAGCACTAAGGGAAGAAATCATCGCCACCACAAACTCCTCGGCGACCCATGCCGCCTATTGGTTTCGTAGAAAATTCATGTTCAAGAGGGAATTACTACGTTTCAGTGGATGGCAAACAGATAAAAATTATAGACTCTTCCGAAAGAGCAAGGTTAGATTTTCAGAGAAACGTATCGTACACGAGACCTTGGAGGTCAATGGTACATCGGGTATCTTAAAATCAAAACTGACCCACTACTGCTATCGCGATTTTGCGAATTACAAGCACAAAATGGTGCTCTATGGAAGACTAAAGGCCAAAGAGGCCTTTCAAAAAGGTAAACCCTTTAGTGTTGCGCTTTTACTTTTAAAACCAACCTTTACTTTTCTTTATAACTATATCGTACGTCTAGGTATTTTAGATGGTTTTAAAGGTATGACGATATGTTACCTGGGAGCGCTCGGTGATTGGGAACGCTACTTGGAGCTGAGAAGACTGGAGCATGAACAAAAAGTTCCAAGTCTAAAGCCAGTGCGGCAAACTGGAAATTAA
- a CDS encoding adenylyltransferase/cytidyltransferase family protein gives MIDLTETTLQKAFPKWKTKEVSQHRIEMIVPNGEADDEVSQVVSFLYGKFPKERWTFQIDQNRFIAKIEKSSKYNRMYTSGCFDIFHYGHLNILVKSKELCNYLIVGVSTDELIEKEKGKRPIIPFEERVKVVQSIGLVDEVIAQTDKNKQRIVDEYRIDAISVGSDWKGKYPKVSCAMEYFDYTKNVSSTILREALKLNQG, from the coding sequence ATGATAGATCTTACCGAGACAACTCTTCAAAAAGCGTTTCCCAAGTGGAAGACAAAAGAGGTTTCACAACATCGTATTGAGATGATAGTACCGAATGGGGAAGCCGACGATGAGGTATCGCAAGTGGTAAGTTTTCTATATGGGAAATTCCCTAAAGAAAGATGGACTTTTCAAATAGACCAGAATAGGTTTATCGCTAAGATAGAAAAAAGTTCGAAGTACAATAGAATGTATACTTCGGGCTGTTTCGATATCTTTCACTACGGGCATTTGAATATTCTTGTCAAATCAAAAGAACTATGTAATTATCTGATTGTCGGGGTTTCAACGGATGAACTTATCGAGAAGGAAAAGGGGAAACGCCCTATAATTCCTTTCGAGGAACGGGTTAAAGTTGTTCAATCTATTGGGTTGGTAGATGAGGTTATTGCGCAGACAGATAAAAACAAACAACGTATCGTAGATGAATATCGAATCGACGCCATTTCGGTCGGTAGTGATTGGAAGGGAAAATATCCGAAGGTAAGCTGTGCCATGGAATACTTCGACTATACTAAAAATGTGAGCAGCACTATACTCAGGGAGGCATTAAAATTGAACCAAGGGTAG
- a CDS encoding DUF5606 domain-containing protein, with protein MSLEKILAIGGKPGLFKLITQTRAGFVAESLLDGKKVSVGLRSNVSVLSEIAIYTLEEELPLRQVFLNIQVKEKGGKTSVGHKADKLELEEYFFEVLPNYDEDRVYASDIKKVIQWYNILHEQGITDFTEDSDSKNDKANDEASKSDDSEE; from the coding sequence ATGAGTTTAGAGAAAATTTTGGCCATAGGCGGTAAACCCGGGCTTTTCAAATTGATTACCCAAACCAGGGCAGGTTTTGTTGCGGAATCATTGTTAGATGGTAAAAAGGTCTCGGTGGGACTTCGAAGTAACGTGAGCGTGCTCTCGGAAATCGCCATCTATACCTTGGAAGAGGAGCTTCCCCTGCGCCAGGTTTTTCTGAACATTCAGGTAAAGGAAAAAGGAGGCAAAACCAGTGTAGGCCACAAAGCGGATAAGCTGGAATTGGAAGAATACTTTTTCGAAGTGTTGCCCAATTACGATGAAGATCGGGTCTACGCCAGCGATATCAAAAAAGTAATCCAATGGTATAATATTCTGCACGAGCAGGGCATCACCGATTTTACGGAGGATAGCGACTCAAAGAATGACAAGGCTAATGATGAAGCATCTAAAAGTGACGATTCGGAAGAATAA
- the def gene encoding peptide deformylase gives MILPIVAYGDPVLRKKSTDIDKNYPKLDNLLDNMWETMYNANGVGLAAPQIGLSIRLFLVDTSPFADDEELSEEEQKSLGSFKKAFLNAKISEETGEEWAFNEGCLSIPDVREDIKRKDTITITYQDENFKPHTETYDGLLARVIQHEYDHIEGILFTDKLSTLKKRLLKGRLKNIAQGKIQVDYRMRFPEMKKAR, from the coding sequence ATGATATTACCCATTGTAGCTTATGGTGATCCGGTACTTCGAAAGAAATCGACCGATATTGATAAGAACTACCCCAAATTGGATAACCTACTGGATAATATGTGGGAAACGATGTACAATGCAAATGGAGTCGGCTTGGCCGCCCCACAAATCGGCCTTTCGATTCGATTGTTTTTGGTCGATACGAGTCCTTTCGCAGACGATGAGGAATTATCCGAGGAAGAACAAAAAAGCCTTGGCAGTTTTAAAAAGGCCTTTCTAAATGCGAAAATCTCCGAGGAAACCGGCGAGGAATGGGCCTTTAACGAAGGATGTTTGAGTATTCCCGATGTAAGGGAAGACATCAAACGAAAGGATACGATTACGATTACCTATCAAGACGAAAATTTCAAGCCCCATACCGAAACGTATGATGGCTTGCTCGCGCGTGTCATTCAACATGAGTACGATCATATCGAGGGAATCCTGTTTACCGATAAGTTGTCGACTTTGAAAAAACGCCTTTTAAAAGGGCGATTGAAAAATATAGCCCAAGGTAAGATTCAAGTAGATTATCGCATGCGTTTTCCAGAAATGAAAAAAGCGCGCTAG
- a CDS encoding LicD family protein has product MAYDITLEGKNLQNAESLLAKATTIFEKHQVNYWLEGGTLLGIRRENRLLPWDNDLDISLHASETPKLALLLKELKSQGFRIRHRHFETTSDFFRKGDLRMIKIRSKKFFGLLKGKVCLDVFVKYTKEEKTYWEIDKKTKYVPAKFYTGFKHVRFKDKDYPIPENTDDYLTYRYGDWQTPVKDWDTSTDDNALA; this is encoded by the coding sequence ATGGCATATGATATAACGTTAGAGGGCAAGAATCTTCAAAATGCGGAAAGCCTATTGGCCAAGGCAACCACGATTTTTGAAAAGCATCAGGTCAACTATTGGCTCGAAGGCGGCACGCTCTTGGGCATTCGTCGCGAAAATAGGCTTCTGCCGTGGGATAATGATCTGGACATCTCGCTCCATGCAAGTGAGACCCCTAAACTAGCTTTGCTATTAAAGGAACTAAAAAGTCAAGGTTTTAGAATTCGCCATCGTCATTTCGAAACAACTAGCGATTTTTTCCGAAAAGGCGACCTCAGGATGATAAAAATAAGATCTAAGAAATTTTTTGGATTGCTAAAAGGTAAAGTTTGTTTGGATGTTTTCGTGAAGTATACCAAAGAAGAAAAAACGTATTGGGAAATCGATAAAAAAACCAAATACGTGCCGGCAAAATTTTACACCGGCTTTAAACACGTTCGTTTTAAAGATAAAGATTATCCCATACCAGAAAATACCGACGATTACCTTACCTATAGATACGGCGATTGGCAGACACCTGTAAAAGACTGGGACACCTCAACGGATGATAACGCTCTGGCGTAA
- a CDS encoding 2,3,4,5-tetrahydropyridine-2,6-dicarboxylate N-succinyltransferase, whose translation MTALQDTIENAWDNRELLKEQHTQNAIREVIDLLDSGTLRCAEPTSDGWKINEWVKKGVVLYFPIQKMETLEAGIFEYHDKIPLKRGYAEKGIRVVPHAVARHGAYISKGTILMPSYVNIGAYVDEGTMVDTWATVGSCAQIGKNVHLSGGVGIGGVLEPLQAAPVIIEDDAFVGSRCIVVEGVRVEKEAVLGANVVLTASTKIIDVTGNKPIERKGRVPARSVVIPGSYTKKFPAGDFQVPCALIIGTRKESTNKKTSLNDALREHNVAV comes from the coding sequence ATGACAGCATTACAAGACACCATTGAAAACGCCTGGGATAACAGGGAACTTTTAAAGGAACAGCATACCCAAAATGCCATTCGGGAGGTTATCGATTTATTGGACTCCGGAACATTGCGTTGCGCCGAACCCACATCCGACGGATGGAAAATCAACGAATGGGTCAAGAAAGGTGTTGTCTTGTATTTTCCGATTCAAAAAATGGAAACCCTTGAAGCGGGTATATTTGAATACCATGATAAGATTCCCCTGAAGAGAGGGTATGCCGAAAAGGGCATACGTGTCGTCCCGCACGCCGTGGCCAGACATGGCGCCTATATTTCCAAGGGGACTATCTTAATGCCCAGTTATGTGAATATCGGGGCATACGTAGATGAGGGAACCATGGTCGACACCTGGGCAACGGTAGGTAGTTGCGCCCAAATCGGCAAAAACGTGCACCTTAGCGGGGGTGTGGGTATCGGTGGTGTTTTGGAGCCTTTGCAAGCCGCACCCGTCATTATCGAAGATGATGCCTTTGTAGGATCGCGTTGCATCGTCGTCGAAGGAGTTCGCGTCGAAAAGGAAGCCGTCCTAGGTGCCAATGTGGTGCTTACCGCCTCTACAAAAATCATAGATGTTACTGGCAACAAACCAATTGAACGCAAAGGTAGGGTTCCTGCCCGTTCAGTTGTTATACCAGGGAGTTACACGAAGAAATTTCCTGCAGGGGATTTTCAAGTGCCCTGTGCATTGATCATCGGCACAAGAAAAGAAAGCACCAATAAGAAGACATCGCTAAACGATGCGCTAAGGGAACACAATGTAGCTGTTTAA